From Macaca fascicularis isolate 582-1 chromosome 14, T2T-MFA8v1.1, a single genomic window includes:
- the RAB30 gene encoding ras-related protein Rab-30 isoform X1: MSMEDYDFLFKIVLIGNAGVGKTCLVRRFTQGLFPPGQGATIGVDFMIKTVEINGEKVKLQIWDTAGQERFRSITQSYYRSANALILTYDITCEESFRCLPEWLREIEQYASNKVITVLVAPEVSFDITSITCISCRFVGNKIDLAERREVSQQRAEEFSEAQDMYYLETSAKESDNVEKLFLDLACRLISEARQNTLVNNVSSPLPGEGKSISYLTCCNFN; this comes from the exons ATGAGTATGGAAGATTATGATTTCCtgttcaaaattgttttaattggCAACGCTGGTGTGGGGAAGACGTGCCTCGTCCGAAGATTCACTCAG GGTCTTTTCCCCCCTGGTCAAGGAGCCACAATTGGAGTTGATTTTATGATTAAGACAGTGGAGAttaatggtgaaaaagtaaag CTACAGATCTGGGACACAGCAGGTCAAGAGAGATTTCGGTCCATTACCCAGAGTTATTACCGAAGCGCCAATGCCTTGATCCTCACCTATGACATTACCTGTGAGGAATCCTTCCGTTGCCTTCCTGAGTGGCTGCGGGAGATAGAACAATATGCCAGCAACAAAGTCATCACTGTGTTAGTGG ccCCTGAGGTATCATTTGATATCACCTCCATCACCTGTATTTCTTGCAGATTTGTAG GCAACAAGATTGACCTGGCTGAAAGGAGAGAGGTTTCCCAGCAGCGAGCTGAAGAATTCTCAGAAGCTCAGGACATGTATTATCTGGAGACCTCAGCCAAGGAATCTGATAATGTGGAGAAACTCTTCCTTGACTTAGCATGCCGACTCATCAGTGAAGCCAGACAGAACACACTTGTGAACAATGTATCTTCACCCTTACCTGGAGAAGGGAAAAGCATCAGCTATTTGACTTGTTGTAATTTCAACTAA
- the RAB30 gene encoding ras-related protein Rab-30 isoform X2 — protein sequence MSMEDYDFLFKIVLIGNAGVGKTCLVRRFTQGLFPPGQGATIGVDFMIKTVEINGEKVKLQIWDTAGQERFRSITQSYYRSANALILTYDITCEESFRCLPEWLREIEQYASNKVITVLVGNKIDLAERREVSQQRAEEFSEAQDMYYLETSAKESDNVEKLFLDLACRLISEARQNTLVNNVSSPLPGEGKSISYLTCCNFN from the exons ATGAGTATGGAAGATTATGATTTCCtgttcaaaattgttttaattggCAACGCTGGTGTGGGGAAGACGTGCCTCGTCCGAAGATTCACTCAG GGTCTTTTCCCCCCTGGTCAAGGAGCCACAATTGGAGTTGATTTTATGATTAAGACAGTGGAGAttaatggtgaaaaagtaaag CTACAGATCTGGGACACAGCAGGTCAAGAGAGATTTCGGTCCATTACCCAGAGTTATTACCGAAGCGCCAATGCCTTGATCCTCACCTATGACATTACCTGTGAGGAATCCTTCCGTTGCCTTCCTGAGTGGCTGCGGGAGATAGAACAATATGCCAGCAACAAAGTCATCACTGTGTTAGTGG GCAACAAGATTGACCTGGCTGAAAGGAGAGAGGTTTCCCAGCAGCGAGCTGAAGAATTCTCAGAAGCTCAGGACATGTATTATCTGGAGACCTCAGCCAAGGAATCTGATAATGTGGAGAAACTCTTCCTTGACTTAGCATGCCGACTCATCAGTGAAGCCAGACAGAACACACTTGTGAACAATGTATCTTCACCCTTACCTGGAGAAGGGAAAAGCATCAGCTATTTGACTTGTTGTAATTTCAACTAA